Proteins encoded in a region of the Elaeis guineensis isolate ETL-2024a chromosome 7, EG11, whole genome shotgun sequence genome:
- the LOC105047858 gene encoding GDP-fucose transporter 1: protein MSAIKLGASKQYYATSSLVVGYALCSSLLSIINKFAITKFSYPGLLTALQYLSSALGVWVLGKLGFLYHDPFTFETAKKFLPAATIFYLAIFTNTNLLRHANVDTFIVFRSLTPLLVAIADTFFRKQPCPSKLTFLSLVIILGGAVGYVMTDSAFTLTAYSWAVAYLVTITTEMVYIKHMVMNLGLNTWGFVLYNNLLSLMMAPVFLFLTGEYVDVFMAVRSSSETWFHFTAFFAVSLSCVFGLLISFFGFAARKAISATAFTVTGVVNKFLTVAINVLIWDKHASPVGLICLLFTLVGGVLYQQSVTSGGGPSSQHDSAASKQANSRVGSSDSEDGNRGLVVSGKDSNV, encoded by the coding sequence ATGTCTGCCATCAAATTGGGAGCTTCAAAGCAATACTACGCGACCAGTAGCCTTGTTGTAGGATATGCTCTGTGTTCTAGCTTGCTCTCCATCATTAACAAGTTTGCTATCACAAAGTTCAGTTACCCTGGTCTTTTAACCGCATTGCAATACTTGAGCTCTGCTCTTGGTGTTTGGGTTCTTGGAAAATTAGGGTTTCTTTACCATGACCCCTTTACCTTTGAGACTGCCAAGAAATTCTTGCCCGCAGCTACCATATTCTACCTTGCCATATTCACCAACACCAATCTCCTCCGCCATGCCAATGTGGATACATTCATTGTTTTTCGTTCCCTGACTCCCCTCCTGGTTGCCATCGCTGACACTTTCTTTAGAAAGCAGCCATGCCCTTCCAAGCTCACATTCTTGTCTCTTGTAATTATATTGGGGGGTGCAGTTGGGTACGTGATGACCGATTCAGCATTCACACTCACTGCATACTCTTGGGCTGTTGCTTATCTGGTGACAATCACGACCGAGATGGTTTACATTAAGCACATGGTGATGAACCTGGGGCTGAACACATGGGGTTTTGTACTCTACAATAATCTTCTGTCCTTGATGATGGCTCCGGTGTTTTTGTTTTTGACGGGGGAGTATGTTGATGTCTTCATGGCTGTCAGATCAAGTTCTGAGACTTGGTTTCATTTTACTGCATTTTTTGCAGTTTCTTTGTCTTGTGTTTTCGGATTGCTCATCAGTTTCTTTGGTTTTGCGGCAAGGAAAGCAATCTCAGCCACAGCGTTTACGGTGACAGGTGTTGTCAATAAATTTCTCACAGTTGCTATCAATGTATTGATCTGGGATAAGCATGCAAGTCCAGTTGGTTTGATTTGCTTGCTTTTTACCCTTGTGGGGGGAGTTCTTTATCAACAATCAGTTACCAGCGGGGGAGGCCCTTCATCACAGCATGACTCCGCTGCTTCTAAGCAGGCAAATAGTAGGGTTGGGAGCAGTGATTCTGAGGATGGGAACCGAGGCTTAGTTGTATCTGGTAAGGATTCCAATGTATGA